The Tautonia plasticadhaerens nucleotide sequence CAGTCCCGGAAGACGGCGACGTTCCGCTCATAGGCGTCCACCCGACTCGCCGAGATCTTCCCTGCGACGTGGCGGGAGCGTTGGAGACGCACCCATGCCTCCACCTGGCCGCCGACCGTCCGCTCCGGCGGGGCGGGTTCCGGCCCGATCTCCTCCACGAGCCGGCGGAGTCGCTGCTCCCGGTATTCGGGGGCCATCTCGCCCGAGAACCCCTGACTCAGCACCAGGCTGATGACGTGGGCCGGGATGCCCTCGCCCGCCTCCAGCCGGGCGAGGGCCGTAGCGGAGGAAGGGGTTGCGGCGGCCCCCGGCGGCGGAACCGCCCCTTCCACGCTGGCTCGGTCGAGGATCTCCAGCACCTTGCGGGCGGCGTCACCCTGCTGCTCCAGGCGGCGGAGGTCGCCGATGGAGTAACGCCCGGCGATGTCCCGGATCGTGGCCGAGGCCGGATCGAGGGGCGTGGCGGTCGGCCGGGATCGGGTCTCCAACTCCGACTCCCTGGCCTGCCACCAGGCATTCGCCGCCTGGTAGCTCGCCTCCTTCGTGGGCTCGACCCCCAACTGTCGGCAGGAGACGGAGTAGTTCTTCCCCCGGTGCCACTTCATCCACCCCCGGCGGGCGGGCACCCAGGTCATGAGGTACGTGCGGGGCATGGTCACCACCCGGCTTGCGTCGGGGATGACTGTACAGGTGACCGGAAGGTTTGTAAAGGGATTTGTAAAGGAGAGGGGCGAGCAAAGGGGAGGGGCTTTACAAAAACCTCAAAAAACACCGACAAATTCGATATCAAGCGGCATTTCCAGTGCCGCACCTTCGGCCTCTCGGTCACCTCTCCGTGTCGCGAAAACCCTGATCTTACAGTGACTTGGATCAATCTTCCTTGTAAACCCAGGCGGACCTGGGAGAATTGTAAACCGGAGGTTCGCTTGAGCCCCTACTTTACAGGCACCCTGAGAAAAATTCCAGTATTTACCCCCTAGCTGCCAGTAACCATAAGTCTTTTGCATCATGCACTGATGAATGCCGAATCTTCGAGAAGCCAGAAGTCGCCGCATCGCTCGATCGCGGACTTCGATGATGAAGTGCATGTTAGTGCAACTTCGTTTCTGTAATTTCCCGGCCCAGCGGCGGGTCAGTCCGGCTCCATCGTCAGGTACCTGCGGTTCGTCTCCCACTCCTCGCTGATCTCCATGGCCACGGCACTGACGAGGCGCAGCGCCGACGCCTCGTTGGGGAACGGCCCCGCCACCCTCGTCCGCCGCTTGGGCTCCTCGTTCAGCCGCTCCAGCATGTTGATCGTCCTCAGTCGACGCCGGTGCGACGGCGGCGGGGCGAAGGCCGCCAGCCCCTCCGGCACGTTCTGCTCCAGCCACTCGGCCGGCCTCGGGGCCCTGGCCCGATGCCTCTTCACAGCGATGTCGAGTTGCCGCTCGACCTCGGCCCGATACGGGGCGTCGAAGGCCGCCCGCGGGCTCGCCACGACCTCCTCCCGCATCGAGGGCCTGGGCGCGAAGGCCATGGCGTTCTCGATCAGGTGGAACTGACACCGCTGGCGCAGCACGCCCGTCGGCCGGGCGGCCGGCGCCTCCTTCGACCCGGCGTGGTCGTCGGCGACGACGAGCTTCACGCCGTGCAGGCCCCGGCCCGCCAGCGAGGCGAGGAAGCCCCGCCAGAGCGCCTCGGCCTCCGACGGCGAGACGCTCACGCCGGGGATCGACCGCTTGCCCCGCGGGTCGATGCCGATGGCCACCAGGACCGCACAGGAGCGGGCCCTGGCCGCCGTGCCGGACTTGCTCTTAGCGGGCGTCCAGGATCAAGTAGGGTGTCTCGCCGATCGGCCGGGCCCGCCACTTCTCCAGTTCCCCGTCGAGGGCCTCGGCGGCCCGGCTGACCTGCGAGCTTGTGACCTCAAGGCCGCGGGGCTTCTCCGTGATGGCGGCGACCTCCCTGGTCGAGACGCCCTGCACGTCCATCTCGGCCACTGCCAGCTTCAGGGCCCGCTCGCTCCCGATCCCCTTCCCCAGGGCCGAGGGGTAGGACTCGACGCCTCGGGTCTGGGGGACCTCGACGGTCAGCGGTCCGATCCGGGTGTGGAACGGCGGGGTCCTGAACCCGTTGGCGTGGCCGGTGCGGTGCTCGGACCGCTGGTAGGGTGCGGCCACGAGGGCGTGGGCCCGCTCGACCATCATGACCTCGTTGAGCAGGACGGTGACGGCGGAGGCGAGGCCGTCGCAGCCGTGCTCGGCCAGCAGTTCCGCGATCTGGTCCAGGGCGGTCGTCGGCATCGGGCGGGTCATCGTCGGTCGGCCTCCTTGGTGTTGGTGGGCACCTCCCAAGGGAACCGGCGGTGGCCCGCCGCTTCGAGACCGGGCGAATTTACAGAAGAGATGATGCACTACCATGGAAAAGGACCGCGTACGTCTCAACAATTGCCGGATGTAAGCGGCCGGAACATTCCAATGTCACCGGAAGGATAGCGCCATGAGCGCCGGCGGTACGGACCAGGTCGGGGGAACACTCCCGCGTCCATACGGCGACGAGGAGCTCGGGCGGCTCTTCCCGGGCGAGAGCGAGCTCGCGCGGCGGATGCGCTCCTTCGACTGGTCGGCCTCCGACCTCGGCCCGCCCGGTCGCTGGCCGGAGAACCTGCGGACCGCCGTCAGCCTCTGCCTCACTTCCCGCTTCCCCATCCTGATCTGGTGGGGGCCGGACCTGGACGTCCTCTACAACGACGCCTACATCCCGTTCCTCGGCGGGGCCAAGCACCCGAGCAGCCTCGGGCGGCCGGGGCGGGAGGTCTGGGCCGAGATCTGGGACACCATCGAGCCGATGCTCGAGGGAGTCCTCCGCACGGGGGCGGCGACCTGGTCGGACGACTTCCTGTGCTTCATCGATCGGCACCTCCCGCGTGAGGAGGTCCACATACGCTTCACGTACGGCCCGATCCTCGCGGCCGACGGCCGCACGGTCGAGGGCGTCTTCTGCCCCTGCACCGAGATCACCGACGAGGTCGTCGGGGCCAGGAGGCTGGAGACGCTCCGCAAGCTCGGCGCCAAGTCGCCGGAGTCGCGCTCCGTCTGGGCGGCGTGCGACGAGGCGGCGCGGGTGCTCTCGGGGGACCCGCACGACATCCCGTTCGCGGCCATCTACGTCCTCGACGAGGAGGGCGACCGCGCGAGCCTGGTCGCCTCGGCCGGCCTGCCCGAGGATCATCCGCTCCCGCCCTGGGCGTCGCTGGCCGCGGGCGATGCTACCCCCTGGCCGCTCGCCGCCGTTCTCCGCACCGGGCGGGCGGAGGAGGTCCAGGACCTGCGCCGGCTCGCCGGGCCTCTCCCCGGCTCGCCCTGGCCGGAGCCACCGAGCCGTGCGGTGGTCCTGCCGATCCCCGCCCCGAATCATGGCGGACCGGCCGGCCTGCTCGTCCTGGGCATCAGCCCGCGCCGCGTGTGGGACGCCCCCTATCGGGCCTTCTTCGACCTCGTGGCCGGTCAGATCGGCACGGCGCTGGCCAACGCGGGGGCGCATGAGGCGGAGCGACGCCGGGCCGATGCGCTGGCGGAGGTCGACCGCGCGAAGACGGCGTTCTTCTCGAACGTCAGCCACGAGTTCCGCACCCCGCTGACCCTCATGCTCGGACCGGTCGAGGACGCCCTCGCCGACGCGGACGGGCCGCTGACTCCGGGCCAGCGCGAGCGGCTGGAGACGGCCCACCGCAGCGGGCTGCGGCTGCTGAAGCTGGTCAACACCCTGCTGGACTTCTCGCGGATCGAGGCGGGCCGGGCCCGGGCGTCATACGAGCCGACCGACCTGGCGGCGCTGACCGCGGATCTCGCCAGCAATTTCCGGTCGGCCTGCGAGAAGGCCGGGCTGCGGCTCGTGGTCGACTGTCCGCCCCTGCCCGAGCCGGTCCTCGTGGACCGCGACATGTGGGAGAAGGTCGTCCTGAACCTGGTCTCCAACGCCTTCAAGTTCACCCTCGAGGGGGAGATCGTCATCCGCCTCGGGCCCGTCGGCGGCGCGGTGGAGCTGTCCGTCCGCGACTCCGGGACCGGCATCCCGGCCGGGGAGCTGCCGCGCATCTTCGAGCGGTTCCACCGGGTCGACGGGGCGCGCGGCCGGACGCACGAGGGGACCGGGATCGGCCTGGCCCTCGTCCACGAGCTGATCCGGCTCCACGGCGGCTCGGTCCGGGCGGAGAGCACCCTCGGACGGGGCAGCACGTTTGTCGTGTCGGTCCCCCTGGGCAACGCCCATCTGCCCGCCGATTCGGTCGGGGCGTCCCGCCCGCCGACGGCCACCGCGGTGGGGGCGACCGCCTTCGTCGAGGAGGCGCTCCGCTGGCTGCCCGATGAGGAGGCCTCCCACGCGTCCCCGAGCACCGCCGGTGACGCACGCGGGGCGTCCCCGACGGCCCGCTCGGCCCCGAAGTCGTCGGGCCTGGGCCCCGCCCCCGAGGGAGGGGATTCGCGCCGGCCTCGGATCCTCTGGGCCGACGACAACGCGGACATGCGCGACTACGTCCGCCGGCTCCTGGAATCGCGGTACGAGGTGGAGGCCGTGCCGGACGGCGAGGCGGCCCTGGCCGCGGCCCGGGCGCGCCCGCCGGACCTGGTGCTCTCCGACGTGATGTTGCCGCGACGGGACGGCTTCGGCCTCCTGGGCGCGCTGCGGGCCGACCCCCGGACGGCCACGATCCCCGTGATCCTGCTGTCGGCGCGGGCCGGCGAGGAGTCGCGCGTGGAGGGCCTTGAGGCCGGCGCCGACGACTACCTGGTCAAGCCGTTCGGCGCGCGCGAGCTGCTGGCCAGGGTGCACGCCCACCTGGAGATGGATCGGCTCCGCCGGGAGGCGTCGCGTCGCGAGCAGGCGCTGCTGGAGGAGACCCGGGCGGCCAAGGAGCGCCTCGAGGCCGTGCTCCGGAGCATCAGCGACGGGTTCATTGCCCTCGACCGCGACTGGCTCTACGTGAGCGTCAACGATCGGGCCTGCGAGAGCATGGGGATGCGCCGGGAGGAGATCCTGGGCCGGAGGATCTGGGACCTCTACCCCGACGCCGTCGGCACGCGCTTCGGAGCCGAGCTGCGGCGTGCCGCCGCCGGGCGAGAGACCAGGGTCTTCGAGTACCACGACCCGGGGCGGGACCGCTGGTACGAGAACCGGGCGTACCCGTCGGAGGACGGCCTTTCGATCTTCTTCGCCGAGATCACCGGGCGCAGGCGGGCCGAGGCGGAGCGGGAGCGGCTCGCCCTGCTCGTCGAGAACAGCAACGACTTCATCGGCATCTGCGACCTCCGGGGGACCCCGACCTTCGCCAACCCGGCGGCCCTGCGGATGGTCGGCCTCGACAGCCTCGAGCAGGTGGAGGGCTCGGCGATCGGGGCGTTCTTCTTCCCGGAGGACCGGGCGTTCGTCATGAACGACCTCGTCCCCCGGATCATCCGGGAGGGCCAGGCGAAGGCCGAGATCCGGTTCCGCCACTTCGTGACCGGCGAGCCGATCTGGACGCTCTTCTCGGCCTTCGCCGTCTCCGACGCGAGCGGGCAATTGGTGGCGCTGGCGACCGTGAGCCGCGACGTCACCGAGGAACGCCGCGCCCGCCTGGCGCTGGCCGAGAGCGAGGCGCGGCTCGCCGCCGAGCTGGCGGTCATGAAGCGGCTCCAGGAGCTGAGCACCCGGCTGGTCAAGCACGGCGACGGGGCCGGGCTCCTGCCGGAGATCGTCGATGCCGCGATCGGCATCACGGCCGCCGACATGGGGGACGTCCAGCTCTATGACGTGACGTCCGACTCGTTGCGGATCGTGGCCAGCCGCGGATTCGGGCCCGAGGACCTCGAGGTTTTAGCGGTCATCCGCCGGGGCGAGAGCACCTGCGGCACGGCCCTCGAGCGCGGCGAGCGGGTGGTGGTCGGTGACGTCACCGCCAGCCCCATCTTCGACGGCAATCCCATCCTGGGTACGATCCTCGCGGCCGGCATCCGGGCGCTCCAGTCGACCCCCCTGATCAGCCGGTCGGGCCGGCTCGTCGGCATGCTGTCCACCCACTATCGCTCCCCGCGATCCCCCGCCGGGCGGGACCTGCACATCCTCGACCTCGCGGCCCGCCAGGCCGCCGACTGGATCGAGCGGACGCAGGCCGAGGCGGCCCTGCGGGAGAGCGAGGCCCGATTCCGCAACATGGCCGACCACGCCCCGGTGATGATCTGGGTCACGGACCCCGCGGGGGCCTGCAACTACCTGAACGAGCGGTGGTGCCATTTCACCGGCACTTCCCCGGGGCAGAGCTTCGACCTCGGCTGGCTGGACGCGGTCCACCCCGACGACCGCGAGATGGCCGGCTCGGCCTTCCGGGCCGCGAACGCGGGGAACGAGACCTTCCGCGTGGAGTACCGGCTCAGGCGACACGACGGCGCGTACCGTTGGGTCATCGACTCGGCCGCCCCCCGGTTCGCGCCGGATGGCGCGTACCTCGGGTATATCGGCTCGGTCCTCGACGTCACGGACGAGAAGCGGGCCGAGGAGGAGATCCGCCGGGCTCGCGACGAGCTGGATCTGCGGGTCCGCGAGCGGACGGCCGCGCTGTCGGAGGCGCTCGCGGCCCTCGGGCGGCAGGAGGAGGTCCGCAAGGAGCTGCTCCGGCGGGTCGTGACGGTCCAGGAGGACGAGCGGCGGAGGATCTCCCGCGAGCTGCACGACCAGATGGGCCAGCAGCTCACGGCCCTGATGCTCCGCCTGCAGCTGGCCAAGGACGCGGCGGGCGAGGACTCCCCCCTCCGGGAACCGCTCCGGTGGCTGGAGGGCCAGGCCGCCCTGATCAGCCGGGACGTCCATCGCGTGGCCCTGGAACTGCGCCCCCCCGCGCTCGACGACCTCGGCCTCCCGGAGGCGCTGGCGCAGTACGCCGACGAGTGGACGCGGCGGTCAGGGGTCGCCGCGGAGCTGAGGGTCAACGGCCTCGTCGAGGGGCGGCTGCCGCCGCTCGTCGAGACGACGATCTACCGGGCGGTCCAGGAGGCGATGACCAACGTCCTGAAGCACGCCGGGGCGACCCGCGTCTTCGTCACCCTCAACCGGCTGAAGGATTCCGCCTCGGTCATCATCGAGGACGACGGCAAGGGCTTCGACGGCGAGGGGGCGATGGAATCCGACACCCGAGCCCGGCTCGGCCTGATCGGCATGAGGGAGCGGGTGGCGTTCGCGGGGGGTACACTGGCGATCGAGTCGAGCCCGGGGGCGGGGACCAGCGTCCTGATCCGCATCCCGCTCCCGTCCCCCGAGGAGGGGCAACGATGACCAGGATACGCGTGCTCCTGGCCGAGGACCACGCCATCGTCCGCGAGGGCCTCCGGGCATTGCTCGACGCCCAGCCCGATCTGGAAGTGGTGGGCGAGGCGGCCGATGGCCGCGAGGCGATGGACGCCGTCAAGGCGCTGGGGCCCGACGTGGTGGTCATGGACATCTCGATGCCCGGCCTGAATGGGGCGCGGGCCACCGAGGCGATCCGGCGGGACTGCCCCGGGACGCGGGTTCTCGCGCTGACCATGCACGAGGACAAGGGGTATCTCCGCCAGCTCGTCCAGGCGGGCGCCTCTGGCTATCTGCTGAAGCGGGCCGCGTCGCAGGAACTCATCCACGCGCTGCGCGCGGTCGCGGCGGGCGGGACTTATCTCGATCCGGCGCTGGCGGGCGATGTCCTCGTGGGCTTTGCCGGCAAGGTTGCGGGCCGGGGCTCGAGGCGGGAGGACGAGCTGAGCGAACGTGAGGCGGAGGTGGTCCGGCTGATCGCGCGGGGCTTCAGCAACAAGGAGATTGCGGCCCAGCTCGATCTCAGCTCGAAGACGGTGGAGACCTACAAGGCCCGGTCGCTGGAGAAGCTCGGCCTCACGAGCCGGTCGGACCTGGTGAGCTACGCCGTGCAGCGGGGCTGGATGGACGTCTGAGCCGGCTGTCAGCGGGCGCCCCAGGCCGGTTTCCTGCCAATCCCGATCCCGCCCCGCCTCGTGCAACCGGTCGCCTCCGCCTGATCCCCGAGCGGAGAGCCCGGCCCGTGCCGCGCCGCCGCGGCATCCGCTGCGGGACTGAGAGGGCTGGGCGGCGGCGCGGCCGGGCGGGGCATTCGGCCGGGCTCGTGTCATCCACGGTCCTACAACATTTCTCGGAAACTGCTGACGCCCTGGGGCGGCGCGACGGCCCGCGGATCGCAGAGAACTCGGCCCTGTGTCGGACATCCCGTGTCTCGCGACCGCGGGGGATCGAGCGGGACGCGTGACGACACCGGACGATTCGGGGGCCGCAGGCCGCGACATTCCACCAGGATTTCACAACCGGTGCGTCATGAAAGCATTCGCTCTGGCATGGCTCCCCTACGTCCTTGCCCTGGCCCGGATGCCGTCGCCTCGACTGCGTGAGCGTCGACACCCTGGTCGACGCCCGCATCGACGACTCCCGGGTGGCGAGCACGGTCCAGGACCACGGCGAGAAGGGCCGTCCGACGGCCTGGAGTCGGACGACCGGGGGCGGATCTACGCGACGAACGACGAGCAGAATCTCGTGGTCCGCCGCTCGCCCGACGGCCGTTTCGAGACGCTGGTCCACGACCCGCGCGTGCTCTGGCCGGATACGCTGTCGGTGGCCCGCGACGGGCACCTCGACTT carries:
- a CDS encoding PAS domain-containing protein codes for the protein MSAGGTDQVGGTLPRPYGDEELGRLFPGESELARRMRSFDWSASDLGPPGRWPENLRTAVSLCLTSRFPILIWWGPDLDVLYNDAYIPFLGGAKHPSSLGRPGREVWAEIWDTIEPMLEGVLRTGAATWSDDFLCFIDRHLPREEVHIRFTYGPILAADGRTVEGVFCPCTEITDEVVGARRLETLRKLGAKSPESRSVWAACDEAARVLSGDPHDIPFAAIYVLDEEGDRASLVASAGLPEDHPLPPWASLAAGDATPWPLAAVLRTGRAEEVQDLRRLAGPLPGSPWPEPPSRAVVLPIPAPNHGGPAGLLVLGISPRRVWDAPYRAFFDLVAGQIGTALANAGAHEAERRRADALAEVDRAKTAFFSNVSHEFRTPLTLMLGPVEDALADADGPLTPGQRERLETAHRSGLRLLKLVNTLLDFSRIEAGRARASYEPTDLAALTADLASNFRSACEKAGLRLVVDCPPLPEPVLVDRDMWEKVVLNLVSNAFKFTLEGEIVIRLGPVGGAVELSVRDSGTGIPAGELPRIFERFHRVDGARGRTHEGTGIGLALVHELIRLHGGSVRAESTLGRGSTFVVSVPLGNAHLPADSVGASRPPTATAVGATAFVEEALRWLPDEEASHASPSTAGDARGASPTARSAPKSSGLGPAPEGGDSRRPRILWADDNADMRDYVRRLLESRYEVEAVPDGEAALAAARARPPDLVLSDVMLPRRDGFGLLGALRADPRTATIPVILLSARAGEESRVEGLEAGADDYLVKPFGARELLARVHAHLEMDRLRREASRREQALLEETRAAKERLEAVLRSISDGFIALDRDWLYVSVNDRACESMGMRREEILGRRIWDLYPDAVGTRFGAELRRAAAGRETRVFEYHDPGRDRWYENRAYPSEDGLSIFFAEITGRRRAEAERERLALLVENSNDFIGICDLRGTPTFANPAALRMVGLDSLEQVEGSAIGAFFFPEDRAFVMNDLVPRIIREGQAKAEIRFRHFVTGEPIWTLFSAFAVSDASGQLVALATVSRDVTEERRARLALAESEARLAAELAVMKRLQELSTRLVKHGDGAGLLPEIVDAAIGITAADMGDVQLYDVTSDSLRIVASRGFGPEDLEVLAVIRRGESTCGTALERGERVVVGDVTASPIFDGNPILGTILAAGIRALQSTPLISRSGRLVGMLSTHYRSPRSPAGRDLHILDLAARQAADWIERTQAEAALRESEARFRNMADHAPVMIWVTDPAGACNYLNERWCHFTGTSPGQSFDLGWLDAVHPDDREMAGSAFRAANAGNETFRVEYRLRRHDGAYRWVIDSAAPRFAPDGAYLGYIGSVLDVTDEKRAEEEIRRARDELDLRVRERTAALSEALAALGRQEEVRKELLRRVVTVQEDERRRISRELHDQMGQQLTALMLRLQLAKDAAGEDSPLREPLRWLEGQAALISRDVHRVALELRPPALDDLGLPEALAQYADEWTRRSGVAAELRVNGLVEGRLPPLVETTIYRAVQEAMTNVLKHAGATRVFVTLNRLKDSASVIIEDDGKGFDGEGAMESDTRARLGLIGMRERVAFAGGTLAIESSPGAGTSVLIRIPLPSPEEGQR
- a CDS encoding response regulator transcription factor, which codes for MTRIRVLLAEDHAIVREGLRALLDAQPDLEVVGEAADGREAMDAVKALGPDVVVMDISMPGLNGARATEAIRRDCPGTRVLALTMHEDKGYLRQLVQAGASGYLLKRAASQELIHALRAVAAGGTYLDPALAGDVLVGFAGKVAGRGSRREDELSEREAEVVRLIARGFSNKEIAAQLDLSSKTVETYKARSLEKLGLTSRSDLVSYAVQRGWMDV